A single region of the Chelmon rostratus isolate fCheRos1 chromosome 5, fCheRos1.pri, whole genome shotgun sequence genome encodes:
- the vamp5 gene encoding vesicle-associated membrane protein 5, with amino-acid sequence MENGKSRLQQAQEDVEEVTVIMLDNLNKADERSGKLEDLEGRADELLAKSKAFEKTANQVKQKKRWENKKMKIVFIGIGVVAAAIIIGLIIFAIVDSTGGQ; translated from the exons ATG GAGAATGGGAAGAGCCGCCTGCAGCAGGCCCaggaggacgtggaggaggTGACGGTCATCATGCTGGACAACCTGAACAAGGCTGATGAGAGATCTGGGAAACTGGAAGACCTGGAGGGTAGGGCGGATGAGCTGCTGGCAAAG agCAAAGCTTTCGAAAAGACCGCCAACCAGgtgaagcaaaagaaaagatggGAGAACAAGAAGAtgaaaattgtgtttattgGCATCGGAGTGGTAGCTGCAGCCATCATTATTGGACTTATAATCTTTGCCATTGTTGATAGCACAGGAGGACAGTAG
- the LOC121607159 gene encoding vesicle-associated membrane protein 8-like yields the protein MEQGGVVAEPAPQTKVQDLTGQINGVIDTMKRNMGLLLERKVNDLLEKSKEMEDGAKQFKQMSQKVDRFYWCKNVKMIVVIVVVVLIIVLIIILLATGVIPVSAPVPPVVTPTSKP from the exons ATG GAGCAGGGAGGAGTGGTGGCGGAGCCAGCACCACAGACCAAGGTGCAGGACTTGACGGGTCAGATAAATGGAGTCATAGACACAATGAAGAGGAATATGGGACTCCTTTTGGAACGGAAAGTAAACGACCTCCTTGAAAAGTCAAAGGAAATGGAGGATGGG GCTAAACAGTTCAAGCAGATGTCTCAGAAAGTCGATCGCTTCTACTGGTGCAAAAACGTCAAGATGATCGTGGTCATAGTGGTGGTCGTCCTCATCATcgtcctcatcatcatcctgctgGCCACCGGAGTCATCCCTGTCAGTGCACCTGTGCCTCCTGTGGTCACTCCCACCTCCAAGccctaa
- the LOC121606314 gene encoding vesicle-associated membrane protein 8-like, protein MDIDPERGGVAAEPVPQDKVQALRDQVDGVKNIMTQNVDRILARGERLDDLMDKSEDLQAGAQHFKQTSQKVARSYWWKNVKLIVVIVVVVLVIVLIIILLATGVIPVSSPVPPLVNPTPKP, encoded by the exons GAGCGGGGAGGAGTGGCGGCAGAGCCGGTGCCACAGGACAAGGTGCAGGCCTTGAGGGATCAGGTAGATGGAGTGAAAAACATCATGACGCAGAACGTGGACCGGATCCTGGCCCGAGGAGAGAGACTGGATGACCTCATGGACAAGTCAGAGGACCTGCAAGCAGGG GCTCAGCACTTCAAGCAGACGTCTCAGAAAGTGGCTCGCTCCTACTGGTGGAAAAACGTCAAGCTGATCGTGGTCATAGTGGTGGTCGTCCTCGTCATcgtcctcatcatcatcctgctgGCCACCGGAGTCATCCCTGTCAGTTCCCCGGTGCCTCCTTTGGTCAATCCCACCCCCAagccctaa